The following DNA comes from Flavobacterium sp. N3904.
GGCATTCTTTTTCATAGAATAATTTATTTTATATGACAAAATAGCATTAAATTGCTTTTGGATACATTTTTGATTTGTTTTAAGGGTTAATAAAAAGCTAAAAATCTAATTAGTCTAACAATCTTAGATGCTAAAATAAATGGAAGAAAATCAATTTAAATTCACCAATGCTGTAATTGGAGTGCCGCTTTTTTTTGTTTTATTCCTGTGGTTTATTTACTGGTTGGAAATACGTTTTGGCTACGATTTTGATCAAAACGGAATTTTACCAAGAACTTTTTCGGGATTGCAAGGTGTTGTTTTCAGCCCATTCATCCATTCCAATATTGAACATCTTTATAATAATTCTATTCCGTTACTGGTGCTGTTGGCAGCCTTGTTCTTTTTCTACAACAAAGAAGCAATAGGAATACTGGTATACGGAATTTTACTTTCCGGAACTTTAACTTGGATTATCGGAAGAGAAAATTACCATATTGGAGCCAGTAGCTTAATTTATGTATTGGTTTCTTTTATATTTTTCAAAGGTTTGCAAACCCAATATTATCGTTTAGTAGCTTTATCATTAACAGTTATTGTACTTTATGGAGGAATGGTTTGGTATGTTTTTCCAAATCCCGAGACTTCAAGTAGCAATATTTCGTGGGAAGGCCATTTGTCGGGGTTAATAACGGGTTTGTCATTAACTTTTTTTTATAAGAAACTAGAATTCAAGAAAATAATTAAATACGATTGGGAGCGTCCGGATTACAATCCATTAGAAGATAAATTCATGCAGCGCTTTGATGAAAACGGCAATTTTGTCAATCCGCCAAAACCTGAAATTATTGTAGAAGATCCAGTGGAAATCAATCCCTTTTTTCTTTCGAACTCAAATGTGGTTTATGATTTTATCGAAAATCAGGACGCAATAAACGAAAAAAATGAATCAAAACCGGAGCCTTGATTCATTTTGTGTTTTTAATATGAAAATCATATTGCTTATCCTATTCTATCGCTCGGTTCAGGAATCTGTTTTGTAAAATCTAAATTCTGCAATCTAAAAGT
Coding sequences within:
- a CDS encoding rhomboid family intramembrane serine protease, producing the protein MEENQFKFTNAVIGVPLFFVLFLWFIYWLEIRFGYDFDQNGILPRTFSGLQGVVFSPFIHSNIEHLYNNSIPLLVLLAALFFFYNKEAIGILVYGILLSGTLTWIIGRENYHIGASSLIYVLVSFIFFKGLQTQYYRLVALSLTVIVLYGGMVWYVFPNPETSSSNISWEGHLSGLITGLSLTFFYKKLEFKKIIKYDWERPDYNPLEDKFMQRFDENGNFVNPPKPEIIVEDPVEINPFFLSNSNVVYDFIENQDAINEKNESKPEP